The proteins below come from a single Cricetulus griseus strain 17A/GY chromosome 6, alternate assembly CriGri-PICRH-1.0, whole genome shotgun sequence genomic window:
- the Dusp2 gene encoding dual specificity protein phosphatase 2 isoform X2 has protein sequence MPIAMRLEAAHELECAALGALLREPREAEGTLLLDCRPFLAFCRSHVRAARPVPWNALLRRRARGTPAAALACLLPDRALRARLGRGELVRAVVLDEGSASVAELAPDGPAHLLLAALLHEMRAGSTAVCFLRGGFQRFQACCPDLCSEAPAQALSPAGAENNSSDPRVPIYDQGGPVEILPYLYLGSCSHSSDLQGLQACGITAVLNVSASCPNHFEGLFHYKSIPVEDNQMVEISAWFQEAIGFIDSVKNSGGRVLVHCQAGISRSATICLAYLIQSHRVRLDEAFDFVKQRRGVISPNFSFMGQLLQFETQVLCH, from the exons ATGCCGATCGCCATGAGGCTGGAGGCAGCGCACGAGCTGGAGTGTGCGGCGCTGGGCGCACTGCTGCGGGAGCCGCGGGAGGCCGAGGGCACGCTGCTGCTGGACTGTCGCCCGTTCCTGGCCTTCTGCCGGAGCCACGTGCGCGCCGCGAGGCCCGTGCCCTGGAACGCGCTGCTGCGGCGCCGTGCGCGCGGTACTCCCGCCGCCGCCCTAGCCTGCCTCCTGCCAGACCGTGCGCTCCGGGCACGCCTGGGTCGCGGGGAGCTGGTCCGCGCTGTGGTGCTGGACGAAGGCAGCGCGTCTGTGGCGGAGCTCGCCCCGGACGGCCCCGCTCACCTGCTGCTAGCCGCATTGCTTCACGAGATGCGCGCAGGATCCACAGCTGTGTGCTTCCTGCGAG GCGGCTTCCAACGCTTCCAGGCATGCTGTCCGGATCTGTGCTCTGAAGCCCCTGCCCAGGCGCTATCTCCTGCAGGGGCAGAAAATAACAGCTCTGACCCTAGGGTTCCCATCTATGACCAG ggtGGTCCTGTGGAAATCTTGCCTTACCTGTACTTGGGCAGCTGCAGCCACTCCTCAGACCTTCAGGGGCTGCAGGCCTGCGGTATCACAGCGGTTCTCAATGTCTCTGCTAGCTGCCCCAACCACTTTGAGGGGCTTTTCCATTACAAGAGCATTCCAGTAGAAGATAACCAGATGGTGGAGATTAGTGCCTGGTTCCAGGAGGCTATTGGCTTCATTG ACTCAGTGAAGAATAGTgggggccgggtgttggtgcaCTGCCAAGCCGGTATCTCTCGCTCGGCTACCATCTGCCTGGCATACCTGATTCAGAGCCACCGGGTTCGGTTGGATGAGGCCTTTGACTTCGTTAAGCAACGCCGGGGAGTCATCTCCCCCAACTTCAGTTTCATGGGGCAGCTGCTACAGTTTGAGACCCAGGTGCTATGTCACTGA